One Thunnus thynnus chromosome 18, fThuThy2.1, whole genome shotgun sequence genomic region harbors:
- the LOC137169157 gene encoding disks large-associated protein 2, with protein MAMESAAGKRLASLGSHTSVQTCDKAVLVSKAEEYLKTPRSSIGIQVETVTDSETESKGLPQFHSIGIQVEDRKRHGRFKRSNSVTTAVQADMELEGFPSMEDKGLQFGGGFGRHSEPSTPTQYGAIRTVRTQGLFSYREDYRPSSGPSSPQPEPWLVEPSLESTETGRVSPLRRDGSWFMQLLHNETKRLEGWCKEMEREAEEHDLSEEILGKIRSAVGSAQLLMSQKFQQFYWLCQQNLDPSAMPRPTSQDLAGFWDLLQLSIDDVTAKFDELQQIKSNQWQLVESPEKKERKWPPPLPKRPAKGRGGVTRERSLDLQDRQRQEARRRLMAAKRAASFRQNSATERADSIEIYIPEAQTRL; from the exons ATGGCCATGGAATCAGCAGCAGGCAAGAGGCTTGCGTCTTTGGGCAGCCACACCTCCGTCCAGACATGTGACAAAGCAGTGCTGGTGTCCAAAGCCGAGGAGTACCTCAAAACCCCACGTTCCTCTATTGGGATACAG GTGGAAACTGTGACAGACTCTGAGACTGAAAGTAAAGGCCTTCCTCAGTTCCATTCAATAGGTATCCAGGTGGAGGATCGAAAACG GCATGGGAGGTTCAAGCGCTCCAACAGCGTGACCACTGCAGTGCAAGCAGACATGGAGTTGGAGGGCTTTCCCTCCATGGAAGACAAGGGCCTGCAGTTCGGTGGCGGTTTTGGTCGCCACTCTGAGCCCAGCACGCCCACGCAATATGGGGCCATCCGTACGGTGCGCACACAGGGCCTGTTCAGTTACAGGGAGGACTACCGGCCGTCCAGCGGGCCCTCAAGCCCGCAGCCTGAACCCTGGCTGGTTGAACCCAGCCTGGAGAGCACCGAGACAGGCCGTGTGTCCCCCCTTCGTAGGGATGGCAGCTGGTTTATGCAGCTCCTTCACAATGAAACCAAGCGGCTGGAAGGATGGTgcaaagagatggagagagaggcagaggagcaTGACCTGTCGGAGGAGA TCCTAGGAAAAATCCGGAGTGCAGTGGGAAGTGCTCAGCTCCTAATGTCTCAAAAGTTTCAGCAGTTTTACTGGCTTTGTCAGCAGAATCTG GACCCCAGTGCCATGCCCAGACCCACATCTCAGGACCTGGCTGGATTCTGGGACCTCTTGCAGCTTTCCATCGATGACGTCACTGCCAAGTTtgatgagctgcagcagatcaAGAGCAACCAGTGGCAGCTGGTGGAGAGCCCAGAGAAGAAg GAGCGGAAGTGGCCACCACCTCTGCCAAAGAGGCCGGCCAAAGGGCGTGGTGGCGTGACACGGGAGCGCTCTCTGGACCTTCAGGACCGCCAGCGACAGGAAGCCCGCAGACGCCTCATGGCTGCCAAACGAGCAGCTTCTTTCAGACAGAACTCAGCCACAGAGAGGGCAGACAGCATCGAGATCTACATCCCAGAGGCCCAGACACGGCTTTGA